In Ostrea edulis chromosome 6, xbOstEdul1.1, whole genome shotgun sequence, a single window of DNA contains:
- the LOC125646568 gene encoding AP-2 complex subunit alpha-2-like encodes MPAVKGDNMRGLLVFISDIRNCKSKEAEIKRINKELANIRSKFKGDKTLDGYHKKKYVCKLLFIFLLGHDIDFGYMEAVNLLSSNRYTEKQIGYLFISVMISANNDLIKLVIKSIKNDLASPNPVHVNLALQCTANIGSKEMAEGLGNEIPKLLVSGETIDSVKQSAALTLLRLLRTSPEYIQIGEWSSRVIHLLNDQHLGVVTSAASLIEALVKKSPEEYKGCVSLAVSRLSRIVTASYTDLQDYTYYFVPAPWLSVKLLRLLQNYPPPEDPAVRTRLTECLETILNKAQEPPKSKKIQHGNAKNAVLNEAINLIIHMDSDPNLLVRACNQLGQFLQHRETNLRYLALESMCLLATSEFSHEAVKKHQETVVNSLKTERDVSVRQRAVDLLYAMCDRTNAEEIVGEMLEYLETADYSIREEMVLKVAILAEKYAVDYTWYVDVILNLIRISGDYVSEEVWYRVIQIVINRDDVQGYAAKTVFEALQAPACHENMVKVGGYILGEFGNLIAGDPRSSPLVQFQLLHSKYHLCGPATRGLILSTYIKFVNLFPEIKSTIQDVLKSDNNLRNSDVELQQRSVEYLQLSTVASTDVLATVLEEMPPFPERESSILAKLKKKKPTVTEQTENKEPKQPMPQAQMSNSASTHTPQAPVQLAAVSNPSPASDDLLGLNSPAPTQTGPSAGSFLLDVFDTVGSSPSPSTNGVDANGLTAGAEDSFRKFICKNNGVLFENDLLQIGVKSEYRQNLGRLGIFYGNKTSYQFSGFGVDTQCPGDLGSQITCTPKPVGTTIASGAQVQQVINIESITEFADAPLLIITFMYNGNSQRLNLKLPVMFNKFSEAVEMDSGTFFTRWKSLSQPDQECQKVFKANSPIDIEQNKTKLLGFGVSILEGIDPNPENYVAAGIIHTKSTQIGCLIRLEPNKNAQMYRLTIRASKAPVPNILADLLEQQF; translated from the exons GCAAAAGTAAAGAGGCTGAAATCAAGCGCATAAACAAGGAGCTTGCTAACAtcaggtcaaagttcaaag GTGACAAGACACTGGATGGCTATCACAAGAAGAAATATGTGTGTAAACTTCTGTTTATCTTCCTTCTTGGCCATGACATCGACTTTGGATACATGGAGGCTGTCAATCTTCTCAGCTCCAACCGATACACAGAAAAACAGATT GGATATTTGTTTATTTCCGTGATGATTAGTGCCAATAATGATCTGATTAAGTTGGTCATTAAGTCCATTAAGAATGACTTGGCCAGCCCTAATCCTGTCCACGTCAACCTGGCTCTACAGTGCACAGCCAACATCGGCAGTAAAGAAATGGCCGAGGGACTGGGCAATGAAATCCCCAAACTCCTGGTGTCAGG GGAAACTATTGACTCTGTGAAACAGAGTGCTGCCCTGACCCTGCTCCGACTGTTGCGGACTTCACCAGAGTACATTCAGATTGGGGAATGGTCGTCCAGGGTCATCCACTTACTCAATGACCAGCACCTAGGGGTCGTCACGTCAGCAGCTAGTCTGATTGAAGCTCTGGTCAAGAAGAGTCCTGAGGAGTACAAGGGATGTGTATCACTAGCCGTGTCTCGACTCAGCAGG ATTGTGACAGCCTCATATACAGATCTTCAAGACTACACATACTACTTTGTGCCAGCTCCCTGGTTATCCGTCAAACTTCTAcgattattacaaaattatcCCCCACCAG AGGATCCGGCCGTGAGGACAAGGTTAACAGAGTGTCTAGAAACAATATTAAACAAGGCTCAAGAGCCCCCCAAGTCGAAGAAGATCCAGCATGGGAATGCCAAAAATGCAGTACTTAATGAAGCAATTAACCTAATTATTCACATGGACAGTGATCCGAACCTTCTAGTCAGGGCCTGTAACCAACTGGGCCAATTTCTTCAGCACAGAGAAACTAACCTTAG GTATTTGGCTTTGGAGAGCATGTGCTTGCTAGCAACATCAGAGTTTTCTCACGAGGCTGTGAAGAAACATCAAGAAACTGTAGTCAATTCCTTAAAG ACTGAAAGAGATGTCAGTGTTCGACAGAGGGCGGTTGATCTTCTGTATGCCATGTGTGACAGAACAAATGCTGAGGAGATTGTGGGGGAGATGCTGGAATATTTAGAGACTGCTGACTACTCAATACGGGAGGAAATG GTGCTGAAGGTGGCCATATTGGCAGAGAAGTACGCAGTGGACTATACTTGGTATGTGGATGTCATACTAAACCTGATCCGTATCTCGGGAGATTACGTCAGCGAAGAG GTTTGGTACCGTGTCATACAGATTGTGATCAACAGAGACGATGTACAAGGATACGCAGCTAAAACTGTGTTTGAG GCTTTGCAGGCCCCGGCTTGTCACGAGAACATGGTCAAAGTTGGGGGTTACATACTGGGGGAGTTTGGCAATCTTATTGCAGGGGATCCAAGATCCAG TCCATTGGTTCAGTTCCAGCTGCTACATTCAAAGTACCACTTATGTGGACCTGCCACACGAGGCTTGATTCTGTCCACATACATCAAATTTGTTAACCTTTTTCCTGAGATTAAATCAACCATCCAAGAT GTTTTGAAAAGTGACAATAACTTGCGCAACTCGGATGTAGAACTACAACAGAGAAGTGTAGAATATCTACAGCTAAGCACCGTGGCATCCACTGACGTTCTG GCAACTGTTTTGGAAGAAATGCCGCCATTCCCAGAGAGAGAATCATCAATTTTGGCCaaactgaagaagaaaaaaccaacCGTGACGGAACAGACAGAGAACAAAGAACCAAAGCAACCAATGCCTCAGGCACAGATGAGCAACAGTGCCAGTACCCACACACCACAAGCTCCT GTACAGCTTGCTGCAGTTTCAAACCCCAGTCCTGCTTCAGATGACCTTCTGGGTCTGAATTCACCAGCCCCTACACAGACTGGACCCTCAGCAGGAAGTTTCTTGTTGGATGTTTTTGATACTGTTGGTTCAAGCCCAAGCCCATCCACCAATGGAGTGGATGCTAATGGTCTGACAGCTGGAGCAGAGGACAGCTTTAGAAA atttatttgtaaaaataatggggtattatttgaaaatgaccTTCTACAAATTGGAGTTAAATCGGAATATCGTCAGAATTTAGGAAGACTTGGAATATTCTATGGCAACAAAACCTCATACCAATTCAGTGGATTCGGTGTGGATACACAGTGCCCTGGAGATTTGGGATCTCA GATCACCTGCACACCCAAGCCTGTAGGGACGACGATCGCCAGCGGTGCTCAGGTACAGCAGGTAATCAACATTGAGAGTATCACGGAGTTTGCTGATGCCCCCCTCCTCATCATCACTTTCAT GTATAACGGTAACTCTCAGAGACTGAATCTAAAGCTTCCGGTCATGTTTAACAAATTCTCTGAGgcggtggaaatggactcgggcaCGTTCTTCACCAGATGGAAGTCTCTGTCACA gCCTGATCAAGAATGCCAGAAAGTGTTTAAAGCTAACTCTCCAATAGATATTGAACAGAACAAGACTAAA TTGTTAGGATTTGGAGTGAGTATCTTGGAAGGAATAGATCCTAACCCTGAAAACTACGTGGCTGCTGGAATCATTCATACCAAGTCAACTCAGATTGGCTGTCTTATTCGACTAGAACCTAATAAAAATGCACAG ATGTATAGGCTAACAATACGTGCCAGCAAAGCTCCAGTACCCAATATTCTAGCCGACTTACTGGAACAGCAATTCTAG